The Salvelinus alpinus chromosome 10, SLU_Salpinus.1, whole genome shotgun sequence genome includes the window TGTCTTTGGACGGGGTCTCACATGCAAGTACAGTATCTCTTCCAAACCTATTGAAACAGACGGGAGGGAGGCTAACCCACTTCCTGTTGGTGTCTTTGCAGGTTGTGACGGCCATCTTGGAGTCGGGGAAGAACATGGCCAAAGAGGAGAAGAAGGCGGAGAAGTGCCCACTGCTCTACGAGTGGCACAAGAAGCAGTACGTTGGCGCCGCCCATGGTCTGGCGGGCATCTACTGTATGCTGATGCAGGTGAGTTGAACACATTATCTTTAAACATTATCTTTAGCATGTGATATCAATCAGTAAGTAGATTTGACTGCTGTCTCATTAATGCATATTACAAGGTATTACAGTATAGCATACAAAGGCACTGTAGTAAGTCTCTTATTCCATGTTTCTAATAATATAATTTATTTACCGCTTTTCTTTAAGGGAGTTGCTCCTAATCCGATACCAGATCTTTTCATTCTGATGCTCcgaaatgcggaagacacatttcagttgaatgcattcagttgtacaactgactaggtatccctatTTCCCTATCTGTAAGTCTGCAGGTTTTCATAGTATCTCCCGGGGATTTGGGACTCATGCTAAAACCGCTGGTTCCTGGTTGGCTTATATCCATGTTTTGTTTCAGCGAGATGCTGTTTATGATCATGATGTGTAATCTAAATTCACCCAGGAGATGGATTAGCCCTCACCTGAATTGATTAATCATTTATCACAGGAAATAAAAAAAGATCAATTATTCAGGATCCGAACAACAACATCCCATAATGAGATCCTAGAGTGGCATCAACCTCCTACGCTCCCATTACCACGGTGGATTAATATGGATTCATTCGCTTTTTGTATGGATTAATATGCTTTTTTAATGATGTTCTTGGATTTTATGGCAGGTGCGGGTGTACCTcgatacatttttatattttagGGGAAAATAACCTATTTAAAATAATTTGTAAGTTGTTTTGTTCCCCCATGGTGCTTGTAACACTGATGTGCCTCCATTAGTTAAATTAGTCAGGGAGGAGAAGTTTTATGATGGATTTAAGAAATATATTTCTGCACAAGATTTCGTTATacgtgcacaaaacattaggacacctgctctttccatgacatagactgaccaggtgaatccaggtgaaagctattatcccttattgatgttgcttgttaaatccacctcaatcattgtagatgaaggagaccggttaaagaaggatttttaagccttgagacatggattgtgtatgtgtgccattcagagagtgaatgggcaagacaaaattatTTCTGTgtctttgaaaggggtatggtgccaggcgcaccggtttgagtgtgtcaagaactgcaacgctgctgagtttctcacgctcaacagtttcccgtgcatatcaagaatggtccaccacccaaaggacatccagagaacttgacacaactgtgggaagcattggagtcaacatgggccagcatccctgtggaacgctttcgacaccctgTAGAGTCCaagccccgatgaattgaggctgttctgagggccaaagggggtgcaactcaatgttaagaaagcgttcctaatgttttgtgcactctgTGTATATAATGTAGGTGTTCCCACTACACCACGGCTCTGCACATGCAGAGTAACTATGTAGGTTAAGGGAACCCCTTACATTAGCCTAACTTTATCTAGTTTATCTGCAGCTATTTGGTAACTAGAATATCTTTGCTCAGTTGTACAATGAAAGATATATACAAAATAGCCTAATTACTGTGTATTTACAATGTAATTACACAACCAATAAATTAAAAGTCCATGTAACTCAATGGTATCTATGACAAAAAGTAAGGCCAGGACGGCTTACAAGCCACCATAGAAGATTCCATGATGACACCAGCCACCTATGGAGGCTAGCTAGTCCTAATCCCTATCTTCACCCATTAGTATTGGAGGCTTCCAGAGGCTGTCAGAGGCCATGGGACCATGTGTTGGATATGTAATCTGCCTCTCAGAGTTTTTAAAGGCCAGAGTGGAGGAAAGTAGCTTATCTTTGATCCCCAGTGGAGAGTGGTCAGCGTTCTATCTGTGCTGGGCCATGTGCTTCTCTTCtcttttagaaatgtttccatGATCCTCCTGTAGTGCTGGCACTATCAGCATGCCTCTCCTCTCTTGGGATTGGCTGGCCATGCATCATCTGCCCCTGGGGAGGAGGGCGGTGATTGGGAGTAATGATGCCGCCCACAACCAGTTCCCAGGTTGCACTGGGGACTTTTTTAgatctgtaatataatatatggcatttaGCAGACCCTTTTATCCAACGCCACCTACAGTCATGTGCGTCCATTTTAAAGATGGATGGCAATCCAAGTTGCGAgcgtcatgctctaccaactgagccatacaggacggCTCTACTGGTAATCATTAACTAGCAATGGACCTGCCATGTTGCTTTCAACTATCAGTAGAAGGGAAGGAAGCGAGGAGAGGAAGCCACGTTAGACTATTGAAATGCTCCCGATGACTGGAGCCACAGGGCTCTGTACCCCCACCTCTTCCCCCTTTCAAACTCTATAGGgctatggcacacacacacacacacacacacacacacacacacacacacacacacaccgtaggtGTTTACAGCTTTGCAAATATTTGAGACCCACACGACCCTCATTAAAACATGAACAGAGGAAGGACTGCCACCAGCCAAACTAGGAAATGCATGTAAACAACCGCAGGCCtgggaattgtgtgtgtgtgtgtgtgtgtgtacagtatgtactagcactgactttgctgatagatTCTTAATGAGGAAGATATTGGCTTACTATGACTGCGGTTGTCTCTCTTAGCTACCTTAAGATCAATGCATCTAACTGTGAGTCGCtcgataagagtgtctgctaaattacaaagATGTGTGTGTAGGCGTACGCTAGTACGCCCGTTCGTGTGAGTATTTCTCCCCCGAGCATTTACAAGGGGCTCCCAATCCAAAATTGGACACGTCTTATTTGGAACTTATGAAAGTTTGTTTCCATCTATCTATCGATCACTCTTTGAAATGTGAAacatagccgtgggaagtaggggtgttgagggtgctgcagcactccCTGATAAACCCTCCCGCCCTCATATGTGAACGAGGGACCAGAGCATCTCTGCCACTACCTGTGATGCATTGTTGTCCCCTGTTGCACAACTGAAAGCTCATATAGATTTTGCCTTGTAACAACTCCTATCTGGCATTGGCGTACCCGTAACCACGAGAACAGTGCCCTGCAAATGTCCCTGATAGCGGCCTGGACCGAACCCAACAGGAAATGAATTATTTAGTAATCCCCAAGCTGTTGGACTACCTCCATTTAGGCCTGTGTTTCTCGCTCTAAAAGGCTCAATTTCAAAATGTTTTTGCCAACTCACTCTCAGGGCACACAGTTATCAATGTTAACAACTTGATTCCTTTTTGTGTTCGATGATAACCACTACCatttgctctctgtgtgtgtgtgtgtgtgtgtgtgtgcccagctGCTTTGAGTAAATAGATTGTGTATATGCATTATCTTCCCTGTGTGTTAGagcaatgcagtgtgtgtgtgcgtgcgtgcatgtgtgtgagcatgtgtgagaATAAGTGCGGTGCGTCATTGTGACGCACGTGGACATGCTCTGCTACACCTATACTCagacgtaacacacacacacacccgtcttccaaccatccatccttcctttctttctcttctctccgaTTAgtaacagtagctctctctcttccctctctcctgcttcatcctttttcctcctctcctttctgtctAATGTCTAACAGacgctctctcctttctgtctgatCTCCCTCACTCCAACATTCTCTAACGGTagtcttctctcctccatccttccttctCTGGCTGTAATATTCTTTAACAGcagtcctctccctcctcttcctctctttctggcTGTAATATTCTTTCACAGcagttctctccctcttcctctctttctggcTGTAATATTCTTTAACAgcagtcctctccctcttcctctctttctgacTGTAATATTCTTCAACAGCagttctctccttcttcctctctttctggcTGTAATTTTCGTTAATAGcagtcctctctccttccttcctcctcctctcctcctccctgacaGTATTCATATCCaacagctccctccctccctgtctctggcTGTGTTATTATCTAACAGCAGTCTTCTCTCCCGTAGGCCATGTTTCTCAGCAtggtctttcttttctttctctcgAGCCAAATCAAAAGATTGTCCTTGTCATAAATTCTCTCTGTCACTTGCCTCTAATTCATCTCTCTCTGTGCAGTAAAAACCCATCAAGTGCATATTGAACACTGCTGAGTGCTATTTGGGATAATGACTGTTGAGTCAGGGATTTCTCTTTGATTTGACTTAATTTAGTTAGTCTCTTAATGAAACCCAGTTAAAATGGCCCGCATTTTAAAATGCCTGACGTTCTCTCATAAATGTAACATCTGACAAACCTGCTGCATTTAAAGCTGAAGTGTAAGGCTTGGGATGTTTCAGACCAGGTGATATGTTGGGTATTAATTGTTCATCGCGATAAGGATGATTGTGATATGCATATCATCAGATTTCAGCATACTGTGTTATCAGATGTCAGTATTCCACAATAGTTACACCACCTGTCTTCGTGTCCCCTGAACTTGTGCCTCCATATTGTTACCATGATATTTCTACAAAGGATGTGGATATGGATTTTATTTACTTGGTAcctatatctctctcccctctcctctctctctcggtctctccctttctctctctctctctttcgttatctctcgttctctctctctttcattccctctttttttcctccctccccctatctctttctcttggtcttttttctttctctgtctctctcccttgctcGACCTCTCTCAGCCCAGTGCTAAAGTGAACCAGGAAGTCCTATCTGAGTTGGTGCGGCCCAGTGTGGACTACGTCCGCCACAAAAAGTTCCGCTCTGGGAACTACCCGTCGTCGCTAAGCAACGAGACGGACCGGCTGGTGCACTGGTGCCACGGGGCGCCAGGAGTGGTGCACATGCTCATCATGGCACACAAGGTGAGGGACACACACGGTAGTAATGTCTCTTCAAGTAGATCTGAAAGGATTTTGGATTGAAACACtcaaacacctctctctctcctctctagcaCGGCTCTCTAAACCTCATGACTACACTCTCACGATATTAGGGCTCGTTTGTTTTCCTAATATCAATATCACGTTAACTAACCCCATGAGTTCCATTATAGCACTCAGCTACTCTCTCATACAGAGGACTGAGAGATAGCAGTGAACCAGGCCCTCTCCTCTAATGCCTCTAGCTCTGCCACTCTCAAATAATTGCATGGAATCACCCAGGAAAGAGAATTAAATCTATAGCTGGAGGTAACAAACTTAACAGCTCCTACTGCATCTCAATGCTCCGGCGCCGTGGCTCGTCGCCTAGGACAAATACACAACCCACAGTGACCCCTAGTGGATATCAGGTGCACTGTAGGACCAAGGCCCCTTTTCACAAAGCGTCTCACAGTAGGATGCATGATATTATACGGACAGTGGaggcctgatcccagatcagcactagGATCACTACGGGCCCCGGTGTCACACTTTGATTACCGACTGAATTTAAACAAGCACTACATCCCAGCTTTGACATGCTAGTCCGCTGGTTTAATACCACAGTCAATTTCAAGAGGTCTTATTGAGTAATGGGCTGTTTTTCTGCTGCGCTCAGCATGGCCTCTTACAAGCTGACTCACAGCAGGTCTGAAAACGCACACTCTCCCTTTGAAATGACTAATAGAAGGAGCGAAAGAAGGAATGGAGATCATGTGGTGAGCATTTTGAGCATGTgttgtgtgaggagaggagatttCCCCGGATAAACGCTTCATCTCTTGACACACAACATGTATTTCATCAGTCGTAGTGTGGCATGAATACACACACTCACGTTCAggggggtacacacacacacacacacacgtgcggtGCAGGGTCATTTCATGTCTCTTTGGTCCATTAACTTCATGAAGGAATACAATGTGCGTATCACCtgccttctagggagtttttcctaaccaatttgcatctgcattgctttctctttggggttttaggcttggtATCTGTAAAGCGCTGTTACAAATGATGAGGTAAAATGTGCTTTCTGAAACACAGTTAATTGATTTGATACTGTATCTCTGGCTATTTCAGTCTCACTATGTAATGTAAGGGCCATTGATTAGGTGTACATGAAGAACATTACAGATGTCTAAATAGCAGGGCAAGAGGAAAGTACTCTAATACCATGTTTCTTACATCAAATCCTTTCCGATCCCCACACGTGTATGTGGTAGGTTGGGGGTTGGATTTCAGATGGGGTTTGGAATTGGCCATGAGTCTAATGTCATgtctcccctttcctccctccctccaggtgtTTAAGGATGAGAAGTACCTGAAGGATGCTGTGGAGTGTGGGGAGGTGATCTGGCAGAGAGGCCTGCTGAGGAAAGGTTACGGTATCTGTCACGGCACGGCGGGCAACGCCTACTCCTTCCTCACCCTCTACCAGCTCACCCAGGAGAAGAAGTACCTCTACCGCGCCTGCAAGGTAACACaacacgtttgtgtgtgtgtgtgtgtgtgatgaggggCTGTGGAGCTCCTTCAGATCTTCTTCCTCTGTTTGAATGAGATGGGAAGGAAGTATTCGCCCACACATGCAGTACAGCGTAGGCAGCCTGCCCTAAACAAGCCTGCTAAAGACACGACTACACTCTGTGACACAGAAGTCTTTATCCTGACATGTATTGTACCATTGGCCAATATTGAAGGCCATTCTTCTTACTGACAAAAAGTCAGTATATGATGAGTCATTCAGTCGGATTTCATTCATTGCTTTCCAGCTTTCTTGCTTTTATAATATAGCCTATGTTATGGTGTTATGTCTGCGTTGTCGCTTGCTTGCATCGATATGTATTGTCTCGGTGTGAAATCCGGTTGTCAGTGAATGACTCAATAAATTTTGATAAATTAATTTGTGCATTCATTTATCCGATCCTCAGGATTTTTGAATTACTGAATGCATGGTTcacatatttatttattcatttatccAAGTATGGTAACATACAGCATAATCTATTGTTTTTCATGTTCAACCTTATGTTCCGGTAATCACATTGGTCCTCATTTTTTCCCAGTTTGCTGAGTGGTGTCTGGACTACGGAACCCACGGCTGCAGAATCCCAGACAGACCGTACTCTCTGTTTGAAGGTGAAACTTTTATTTACACCCCTTAAGCAGACAGAAACATCCCCAAAATACGTGACATTTTCCTGCCTTCTCTTCTTCCCATTCAATCAATGTAATAACCACTCTGTAATTTCCGAGAAAATGCAGACTGAATTTGCTTTACATAtgtacggtaccagtcaaaagtttggacactcctactcattcaagggtttttctttaattgtactatgttctacattgtagaataatagctaagacatcaaaactatgaaataacacatatggagacgtgtagtaaccaaaaaagtgttaaacagccaacaagtgctcagcatatgtgggaactccttcaagactgttggaccgGCTGAAGCATGACGTGGGGTGGGTGCCTGCCGAGCCCACCAAGGCAAGAAGACCTCTCGTGCTAGCTAAGGCGCGGAAGCCCGACGAGCTAGCTGAGGCACCCCTGGTTCCATCGGCGACGGCACCCAGACCCGACATCACCAACCAAAACAAAAGCcaaaactccctgatgcttcttttagtggtgtcagcattctgtaaagaccgacgctggagacgagaagcaggtacagggagtgaacattttaaTGAAAcaacggacatgaaacagaacaggaacagtgTTTGGACAGGGGAACAATACCGATgtcaatgctgacacagggaataAACGGAGGAGCACACAGATATAGAGGGGGTAATCAACAAGATAATGGCGTCCAGGGGAGTCCGATATAGCTCAGCTGCGCGTAATGgcggtgacaggtgtgcgtaatgacggGCAGCCTTGCGTGAGAGTGGGAGTGTGCCCCTCTGTGTCAgtaaatttaaaaataaaatcgtgccatctggtttgcttaatataaggaatttgatttaTTACATATACTTTCACTttttacttttattcaagtatgacaattgtgtactttttccaccactagaCTCATCCCTCATTCAGTGTAGTAAAAGAGGGAGATAAGAGAGGAGCCTCTGTACCTCTGTTAATGAGATTTGAGGAGCCCTGCTCTCTCATTGTAACTGAACTGAGAGTTGTCACACATAGTGTCTGCTAATACAACTGAGAGATTGACCCACTACTGGAAATTTCACACACGATTAACATATTCAGTTAGCAATTCTAATGTTCCATGGCATGTGAAATTATTTGATAATGTATTTAGGAAAAGAAGTGCATTCAACGACTTCTGCACGAAGTCATGTTTAATGAGCTAGTGAGGCTTTTGCTCTTACCTCTCTGAACCTTCCTGAGACTTAAAGCTCTCTGCCTCACTATGACAGGGTGATAACTGACTTAATATTTTAATCATTTTTTTTCTATAATTATAATCTGTTAAATGTTGTGTGAGGGTGTGAAGTCAACTTTGATAACTTTAGCAGCTGGTCAGGAAAGGCTGATCTTACATCATAAAACCTGTCAACGGGCACAGTCCAAATATTCTGAGAGTGGCAATTACATTGCcttcggtaagtattcagacgttagaccccttgactttttccacatttcgttacattacagccttattctaaaatggattaaataaatacaaatcctcagcaatctacacacaaataccccataatgacaaagcgaaaacaagtttttatacaaaaaaactttatttacataagtattcagaccctttgctatgagactcaagctcaggtgcattctgtttccattgatcatccttaaaacaattctcaattttagaataatgctgtaacgtaacaaaatatggaaaaggtcaaagggtctgaatactttccaaaggcactgtaggtTACCTTCAATTTGGCAATGATTGGCCTCTGTTTGGTTCTGCCATTGGTCCACTGGTGAGGTTTCCCTATGCCAGCTTTGTCCCCCCCATCCCCTCCACGTGTTGTGTGCAGCCACATGAAACGTCTTGCCTGATGTTTTACCGCCACATCTCCATGGCAACCAGTTGCTGCCCACGTCCGAGTAGATTTGTGGGCTGTGATTGGTTGGTCTTGACCCCcttcgtctccctctctctctctctcacacacacacacacacaaacacgtacgCTCCCTTTTCCCATCCCTGCCTGAATTAATCTTCCACTGATACAGTCTGGTAAAAAATATTGCAGCAGCTTAATTTTATTAGTAATATatgggcccatgttgactctacaaCCTACAATATTGAATGTTCATGTCTTGTATGTAATAACAGAATACATGTAATATTTCACATTACTGTTGTACCCACAGTGTTACAAGTCCATGTTCAGCTCTTTGAAATATTTCAAAGAGATTTGAGAAGGTTTTGTTCATTCACAATGATAAATAACTCCATGATGAGTGGTGAGTGATTTGTAAGCCAAGCTTTCATGTATGGTTGGGCTGTATCCTGATTTCCGTGCCATCATACCGTGCCTGTGCCATCCTGGGATAGACAGTATTACCGGTAGTGCAGACAGGGGGCGCCAAAAGAAATTAGCATGTAAACAtctaccagaatgctaacaagtACTAAGGAAGCCCCATAGTGGATGCTAGGTAAATGCTAACGAGTGCATGAAAAATTAACTACCAAGACAGACAACCCAGCTCATGAGGTTATgcaagtacagtaccagtcaaaagtttggacacacctcattcaagggtttttctttatttgtactattttctacattgtagaatattagtgaagacatcaaaactatgcaacaacacatatggaatcatgtagtaaccaaaaaaagtgttatatatatttgacattcttgaaagtagccacctTGACagctctttgcattctctcaaccagcttcatggggaaCTCTGTTTGTATAACGCACAAAATAAATATTACACAGCAGGAGGGGATtgtctctgctgttaccaagaaGCTTGATATTGCAAGCGAACATTAGCCACTAATGTTAGGAAGTTGAGAAAAAACCCAGCTGGAGAGATTTATTTGGCACATCTTAGATAGTTAACCTAGTAgttatatacagtgtattcggaaagtattcagacccttttccttttcccacattttgttaccttacagccttattctaaaatggtttaaataaCACATTTGTAAGTCTATACACAATTCCCCATTacaaatgtatatttaaaaaaattgtaccttatgtaaataagtattcagaccctttgctataagaataaaaatttagctcaggttatttctattgatcatccttgatgtttctacaacttgattggagtccacctgttgtaaatcatatccaatcaattgaatttactaaggcgcatacctgtctatataaggtcccacagttgacagtgcatgtcagagcaaaaaaaacaagccatgaggtcgaaggaattgtccgtagagctccgagacaggattgtcgaggcacagatctggggaaggtaccaaagcatttctgcacatttgaaggtccccaagagaacagtggcctccatcattcttaaatggaagaagtttggaaccaccaaggctcttccttgAGCTgcccgcccagccaaactgagcaatctggggaaaagggccttggtcagggaggtgaccaagaacaggatggtcactctgacagagctccagagttcctctggggcgatgggagaaccttccagaagggcaaccatctcagcagcactccaccaatcaggcctttatggaacaGTGGCCAGATGGAATTCACTCctccagtaaaaggcacatgacagcccgcttggattttgccaaaaggcacctaaagaactctcagaccacaGTCTGATAAAAATATgattgaaccctttggcctgaatgccaagcatcacgtctggaggaaacctggcaccatccctacggtgaagcatggtggtggcagcatcatgctgcggggatgtttttcagtggcagggactgggagactagtcatgattGAGGGAAAGagcaaagtacacagagatccttgatgaaaacctgctccagagagctcaggacctcagactggttcaccttccaacaggacagcgaacCTAAGCACACCGCTAGGAcaccgcaggagtggcttcgggacaagtctctgaatgtccttgagtggcccagctagagcacGGACTTgattgaacatttctggagagacctgaaaatagctgtgcagtgacgctccccatccaacctgacagagcttgagaggatctgcaaagaagaatgggagaaactctccaaatacaggtgtgccaagcttgtagtgtcatacccaagaagactcgaggctctaatctctgccaaaggtgcttcaacgaagtactgagtaaagggtctgaatacttatgtaaatgtggtatttcagttttgtatttttacaAGTGTAACTTGATCACCTCACTTAAATTGCGCTGCAGGAGTGACTCACCTCACGAATGAAAAATAATCTAACAGGCGACGTGATTAACGCCATCTGCTTTATCTATTATCTAATGCACacgttgactgcaggtatttattaAACTGTATTGGAAAATCAGCGGGTAATTCAGAATACCCTGGCATATAGTATACGGCCCAACCCTAGGTTGTACTGTCTCTGCTTGTAATGAGACCCTGGTTTTTTTCTCCATCCTTACTCACAGCAAATATGTGTTTTAAAGTTATAGATTTTGCTAATTGATTTCTTGTGTATTTGACTGTTGTAAATTGTGAAATAATTCAGCATTAGCTGCTGTTGATGCCATGTAATGTCGCCTTATTGAATTTGAAATGAACCATTCTCTCTTATCCAGGTATGGCCGGGGCTATCCACTACCTGTCAGATTTAACCCAGCCTGAGTCTTCCTGCTTCCCTGCATTTGAACTTTAACCTTTGGGTCGTAGACGGACCTCACCCCCCTTCCATTCTGAACATTTGGGAGAGTGCGATGAGCAGGGCTCTTGGATGAGGGGGTTTGGGGTGTGATGGACCCCCGGCGTCTTGACGAAGGGAACCCTCAGCCCTGAACTGCAACC containing:
- the lancl2 gene encoding lanC-like protein 2, translated to MGDNMSKRLKLVSATEAEMEERSFINPYPDWDQGVFTSSNSGMDSDCNEPFGENGKISEAFQKKVQNKIKDLLQQMEEGLKTADPHDFSTYTGWTGIALLYLQLHRVTCEASHLQRALDYVKRTLRILNGRKVTFLCGDAGPLAVAAVVHHRLKNQTESQECLTKLLQLQRGVVSADSEMPDELLYGRAGYLYALLYVNKEIGPDTVDETTIARVVTAILESGKNMAKEEKKAEKCPLLYEWHKKQYVGAAHGLAGIYCMLMQPSAKVNQEVLSELVRPSVDYVRHKKFRSGNYPSSLSNETDRLVHWCHGAPGVVHMLIMAHKVFKDEKYLKDAVECGEVIWQRGLLRKGYGICHGTAGNAYSFLTLYQLTQEKKYLYRACKFAEWCLDYGTHGCRIPDRPYSLFEGMAGAIHYLSDLTQPESSCFPAFEL